From Populus alba chromosome 16, ASM523922v2, whole genome shotgun sequence:
GTCAGAGAAAGAGGGCAGAGGCGAGTTGAGTTGTAAAGAAGTGTCCCAGCAGAATCACAAACTGCACAATCCACGTTTTTTATGTAATCACTGGAATCATAAGTTTCCGAACCAAAGTCTCCAGAACAAGAATAAGCCCAATTTTCTCTTGGAGCTGGATAGTAATTTGATGCTGTACTGTCTGCTTCAAACACTTTCCCATCAAGAACTGTCTCTCCTCCTCCACAATTTATATACAAGGAATCGTctgcaaaaaatgaaaatcagtACAGAGAATCTGTCCTGCGCTAAATTCTAAAGACAATTTTCAGAAGAGTTTCTAACATTGCATATGTCATTCCAAACCTAAggtcaaacaaataaataatttaaatgaacgACTCAGGAATGTAAATATGAGCTTCTCAATGGAACTTACACTTTGGTTTTCCCCgacatttatttttcaaatcccGTATAGAATTCCTAGAAATAGCAAACAAAATTGGTAAGAAATAACTCATGATCATTTGTTCTAAATTAATGACACCATATGGAGGATATTATCATACCTGTTTGGTTGACTGCTTGAGTAGGAACAACATGCAAGCAGTTGGTGCACATGATACAAAATGATTAGAAGTTGGGATTTCATAGACAATAATATTCTtgcaagtgaaaaaaaaggaagaagaaaatgaagttgcCGTTATTACATGTTCAGCtttccttctcctttcttcGGACCATCATCGAAATTATTATATGACAAGTCCCTGCAACATTATTGTTTACATATCAAGATTTTATTGAGGAAATCTACAAAAGGGAAAACAACCCATCTGAGCAAAGAGCACAAAGCCATAACATACGCCTTGTCTTCAATGGTATCAGGAACCCAGGAAGGTACTGTGCCATTAAGCATATTTCCTGTAAGAAacctaaacaaaacaaaccacAATGAAAACCATCCCATGTACTTTTTAACAGAGTGGCAGAACGAACTTATTATAAGACATCGAGTTCAAGGAATCTCTTTTGCATACATCTTACTTAAATTCAGCTTTTTCATGGAATCTGGTATTCCACCAGTTAAGCTGTTAAAGCTCAAGTCTCTGCAGGATCAATAAAATGAAAGCAAACGTTATCCTACATATTTGATATATAGTTGTGCTATGGTCAATTATTGCATAGCTGATTCTGTAAACACATAATCAAAATCATCAACACTTCCTATGCATGGCCTAAGGGCCCTAAACAATGAGCATTTATAGAGCTGATGAAACAAAATAGCCATGACAGGACTACAAATCTTTTACAAAAGAGGAAATGAAACTTACAGGTATGTTAACCTTGACCAATCACCAATGTACGGGGGGATTTCACCACTTATTGAGCAATTCCTTATCATCCTACACAAATCATTGAAGAAGTTGGTGTTTGGATTTATCCAATGCATACATATCGTTAAGAGTCACATTCATAAATATTGTGACTTCATGATTCTGTTATGCCTATAgtcgtaatatatatatatatattttacaaaattatttaaacaaaaaggttTCTTTTATCctagattgaaaaaatatgattttttttttttgaaaacatagagtatatatatactaataagtttcaaatcccacattgaaaaaacataacttttttcatgagaatatagaatatatatacgaaagggtttcaaatcccacattaaaaatatactatattatctttttaagctgaagtatttaaatcaaaaaggtttttttatcctacattgaaaaaacatgattttttttcttgagaacatagagtatatatatgaaatgtgTTATCCTTTttagttaaagtatttaaactaaaaggttttttatttcacattgaaaaaatatgactttttttttttggaacatagagtatatatattaatgggtttcaaatcccatattttttttttaaaaaaactgggtCTTGTCCGGGTTCGCCCAGGTCATGGGACGACCCAACAGCTGACCCAACAACCCCATCACCGGCCTTCACAGACCATCCTCCACAGACCCAAACCAGGCCCTCCAGATCCACCGATAGTACCACCCCTCTGCTCTTTCAGCTGCCCCCTTCTCTGCTAAACCGAGACCCAGCTCTCTCTCCTTCATTTAGCCACCTCTGCCTCTATGTAATTCGTCCATAGATGCCATTTCAAATCAACCCCTTGTTTCCTTGTTTTTCTCAGTCGTTTCCAGCACTGTTCCTGAgtctattttgtaatttgtagATTTTGAAAtgtgtatttaaattattgtaagcaattttaatttttgttacatTGGAAACTTGAAACTGGGAGTGGGTGAGTAAATTAGAATGTTTGGTTGGGAGTGTGTGTTTGTgggtattttcttttatgttttttgaatgttaaaaaacaaaaagaattaaatatatatatattttttaatttgcatatgATAAAATCGTATCTATTTGACATGaaatttcaagaatatattttggTATGTaactagttttatatttttattacttaaagccttgataattatttatgtgattTCCGAGTGTGAGCTTTAAAGAAAAGCAAAGGAAGGAAAAACTCACAGGTATCTTATTCCCGTCATATTTGCATTTTTTGGGAAAGGGAAACCGGCCGAGCTTCTTACATCACTGACAAACCTGGAAGAAAAACAATCCAGAATAAAACATGCCTTTATTTCAACccggttaaattaaattatagagCACTTACAAGTATCGaagatttgacatgttaaaaaGAGGTTCAAGAGGAAGCTCTCCTTCAAAATCATTTCCGGAGAGGAACCTGTCATCAGtacacaaaaacacaaattattgaATGATATTCTTCGATCATCGACAGTttctcaatcaaataatttcttaCAGGTAAGAGAGTGCAGTCCAATTCGCAATGAACCTTGGTACTTGACCAGTCAAACGGTTCCCAGCTACGCTACTGCAGCCATAGTTAGTTGCTTTTCCTTGGAACAATAATTAAACAGATTGTTGGTTGAAATAACATGATGAGTTGC
This genomic window contains:
- the LOC118040109 gene encoding uncharacterized protein isoform X2, which translates into the protein MGNLSSLTSLDLSDNFLSGSIPLSLGSLSSLEYIDLSDNFLNGSIPSFLESLTSSLGYLDLSGNFLIGSIPSSLGNLPSLYSLDLGFNELSGQLPPELGRLGYLSYLGLSSNNLGGKLPENYAKFTRLQWFSVAGNRLTGQVPRFIANWTALSYLFLSGNDFEGELPLEPLFNMSNLRYLFVSDVRSSAGFPFPKNANMTGIRYLMIRNCSISGEIPPYIGDWSRLTYLDLSFNSLTGGIPDSMKKLNLSKMFLTGNMLNGTVPSWVPDTIEDKADLSYNNFDDGPKKGEGKLNM
- the LOC118040109 gene encoding uncharacterized protein isoform X3 — protein: MGNLSSLTSLDLSDNFLSGSIPLSLGSLSSLEYIDLSDNFLNGSIPSFLESLTSSLGYLDLSGNFLIGSIPSSLGNLPSLYSLDLGFNELSGQLPPELGRLGYLSYLGLSSNNLGGKLPENYAKFTRLQWFSVAGNRLTGQVPRFIANWTALSYLFLSGNDFEGELPLEPLFNMSNLRYLFVSDVRSSAGFPFPKNANMTGIRYLMIRNCSISGEIPPYIGDWSRLTYLDLSFNSLTGGIPDSMKKLNLSFLQEICLMAQYLPGFLIPLKTRRTCHIIISMMVRRKEKES
- the LOC118040109 gene encoding uncharacterized protein isoform X1, translating into MGNLSSLTSLDLSDNFLSGSIPLSLGSLSSLEYIDLSDNFLNGSIPSFLESLTSSLGYLDLSGNFLIGSIPSSLGNLPSLYSLDLGFNELSGQLPPELGRLGYLSYLGLSSNNLGGKLPENYAKFTRLQWFSVAGNRLTGQVPRFIANWTALSYLFLSGNDFEGELPLEPLFNMSNLRYLFVSDVRSSAGFPFPKNANMTGIRYLMIRNCSISGEIPPYIGDWSRLTYLDLSFNSLTGGIPDSMKKLNLSKMFLTGNMLNGTVPSWVPDTIEDKAYVMALCSLLRWVVFPFVDFLNKILICKQ